In a single window of the Amycolatopsis sp. cg5 genome:
- a CDS encoding oxidoreductase: MLTDNGLPPLDPFAGVPDRRYEVRATDLLKPFVEPGNGGILRWRKQATNAPIVQVEDAYVTGILDLRAADLEFLFRFERCRFEHPPDVREATLLGLVFRKCWLPGLKARNLRSRNDVRLIRSRVEVDKTDEIEETTVQRGDDRERGMPNAAVNLTDAVIEGSMVLTRTEISHQHGKAIQADRLTINGALLAYRMVANGEVRVPGMKTGGNVNFSGASLNNPDGFALNANGVQIGGSLLCEVDNYGPAAQRKRFSCNGILYLPSARVGSDIVLREAKLGVNQYGPIVVDQWKSNDPYLDPRPALVADRLRVDGNLELSDGLQALGTLRMVNAHIGGSLRLAGAEVKVARGKRVPYYDRAIHLDGSQINGDIEATSLRVPAGQVRLSDVTVGGSVLAWNAMFLHPERDAFAARRTKVAGNFNLTDATVQGTLRLQGADVGGSINLYGTRVTQPGVRPTTSYSVDVRTARVGRDLVLTENKDRPFIAEGGVNMDGCAVARRVDLRGAEIGSLSRDGIAVDASDVRADEFVLTPATPPSGRFLLRRAHCGTLGDNENFWTSTGGIELDDFRYDALKVSPKVDDDAALDRRIHLLRHALDGYRPGPYDQLSATLRASGNEEHASTVSLKKQQFRYEALASGFKIFGPGVKLWSWLQRSMVGYGYRPVRALGWLLTILAIGSLWFGLGTDNCVQAPKDTYSVSGPRCAINRDDTGLEWNPVWYTADLIVPIVDFGNKSRWYMHGADKWVAAGITAMGWILATTIAAGVSRMLRRNN, from the coding sequence GTGCTGACGGACAACGGGTTGCCGCCGCTTGACCCCTTCGCGGGCGTACCCGACCGCCGGTACGAGGTCAGGGCGACGGACCTGCTCAAACCGTTCGTCGAGCCGGGCAACGGCGGGATACTCCGCTGGCGCAAGCAGGCCACGAACGCCCCGATCGTCCAGGTCGAGGACGCCTACGTCACCGGCATCCTGGATCTGCGGGCCGCCGACCTCGAATTCCTCTTCCGCTTCGAACGCTGCCGCTTCGAGCATCCGCCGGACGTCCGCGAGGCGACGCTGCTCGGGCTGGTCTTCCGCAAGTGCTGGCTGCCCGGCCTCAAGGCCCGCAACCTGCGCAGCCGCAACGACGTCCGACTGATCCGCAGCCGCGTCGAGGTCGACAAGACCGACGAGATCGAAGAGACCACGGTCCAACGTGGAGACGACCGCGAACGCGGTATGCCCAACGCGGCGGTCAACCTCACCGACGCCGTCATCGAGGGCTCGATGGTGCTCACCCGCACCGAGATCTCGCATCAGCACGGCAAGGCGATCCAGGCCGACCGGCTCACCATCAACGGCGCGCTGCTCGCGTACCGGATGGTCGCGAACGGCGAAGTCCGCGTACCCGGCATGAAGACCGGCGGTAACGTCAACTTCTCGGGCGCCTCGCTGAACAACCCCGACGGCTTCGCGCTCAACGCCAACGGCGTGCAGATCGGCGGGAGCCTGCTCTGCGAGGTCGACAACTATGGGCCGGCGGCGCAGCGCAAACGCTTCTCCTGCAACGGGATCCTGTACCTGCCGAGCGCGCGCGTCGGCAGTGACATCGTGTTGCGCGAGGCCAAGCTCGGCGTCAACCAGTACGGCCCGATCGTGGTCGACCAGTGGAAGTCGAACGACCCGTACCTCGACCCTCGCCCCGCGCTCGTCGCCGACCGGCTGCGCGTCGACGGCAACCTCGAACTCAGCGACGGCCTGCAGGCACTCGGCACGCTGCGGATGGTCAACGCGCACATCGGCGGTTCGCTGCGGCTGGCAGGCGCGGAGGTCAAGGTCGCGCGCGGCAAGCGCGTGCCGTACTACGACCGCGCGATCCACCTCGACGGCAGCCAGATCAACGGCGACATCGAGGCGACCAGCCTGCGCGTGCCCGCCGGCCAGGTCAGGCTTTCGGACGTCACGGTCGGCGGCAGTGTGCTGGCCTGGAACGCGATGTTCCTCCATCCCGAGCGCGACGCGTTCGCCGCGCGCCGCACCAAGGTCGCGGGCAACTTCAACCTGACCGACGCGACCGTCCAGGGCACGCTGCGGCTGCAGGGCGCCGACGTCGGCGGCTCGATCAACCTCTACGGCACCCGCGTCACCCAGCCCGGAGTCCGGCCGACGACGAGTTACTCGGTCGACGTCCGCACCGCGCGCGTCGGCCGTGACCTGGTGCTCACCGAGAACAAGGACCGCCCGTTCATCGCCGAGGGCGGGGTGAACATGGACGGCTGCGCGGTCGCCAGGCGCGTCGACCTGCGCGGCGCCGAGATCGGCTCACTCAGCCGCGACGGCATCGCGGTCGACGCCTCCGACGTGCGCGCCGACGAGTTCGTGCTGACCCCGGCGACCCCGCCGTCCGGCCGGTTCCTGCTGCGCCGCGCGCATTGCGGCACCTTGGGCGACAACGAGAACTTCTGGACCTCGACCGGCGGCATCGAGCTCGACGACTTCCGCTACGACGCGCTCAAGGTGTCACCGAAGGTCGACGACGACGCCGCGCTGGACCGCCGCATCCATCTGCTGCGCCACGCGCTCGACGGCTACCGCCCCGGCCCGTACGACCAGCTGTCCGCGACACTGCGCGCGAGCGGAAACGAAGAGCACGCCTCGACGGTCTCGCTCAAGAAGCAGCAGTTCCGCTACGAGGCGCTGGCCAGCGGTTTCAAGATCTTCGGTCCCGGCGTGAAGCTCTGGAGCTGGCTGCAGCGCTCGATGGTCGGCTACGGCTATCGGCCGGTCCGCGCACTCGGCTGGCTGCTGACGATCCTCGCGATCGGCAGCCTGTGGTTCGGCCTCGGCACGGACAACTGCGTCCAAGCGCCGAAGGACACCTATTCGGTCTCCGGCCCGCGCTGCGCGATCAACCGTGACGACACCGGCCTCGAATGGAACCCGGTCTGGTACACCGCCGACCTGATCGTGCCGATCGTCGATTTCGGCAACAAGTCCCGCTGGTACATGCACGGCGCCGACAAATGGGTCGCCGCCGGAATCACGGCGATGGGCTGGATACTGGCGACCACGATCGCGGCCGGTGTCAGCCGGATGCTCAGACGCAACAATTAG
- a CDS encoding amino acid ABC transporter ATP-binding protein, producing MTPVVSAQKICKSFGRVEVLKGIDLEVHEREVLCLIGPSGSGKSTLLRCINHLEKIDAGRLYVDGVLVGYKQRGDKLHELRENEVAEQRKDIGMVFQRFNLFPHMTALENVTEAPIQVRKEPKAMARQRAMELLDRVGLADKAKNYPAQLSGGQQQRVAIARALAMEPKLMLFDEPTSALDPELVGDVLAVMRQLAKDGMTMVVVTHEMQFAKEVADTVVFMDGGVAVETGPAAQVIGNPQHERTKAFLARVLNPNEN from the coding sequence ATGACCCCGGTCGTTTCGGCACAAAAGATCTGCAAGAGCTTCGGCAGGGTCGAGGTCCTCAAGGGCATCGACCTCGAGGTCCACGAGCGTGAGGTGCTCTGCCTGATCGGCCCGTCCGGCTCGGGCAAGTCGACGCTTCTCCGCTGTATCAACCACTTGGAGAAGATCGACGCGGGCCGCCTGTACGTCGACGGCGTGCTCGTCGGCTACAAGCAGCGCGGCGACAAGCTGCACGAGCTGCGCGAGAACGAGGTCGCCGAGCAGCGCAAGGACATCGGCATGGTGTTCCAGCGCTTCAACCTCTTCCCGCACATGACCGCGCTGGAGAACGTCACCGAGGCGCCCATCCAGGTGCGCAAGGAGCCGAAGGCCATGGCGCGCCAGCGTGCCATGGAACTGCTCGACCGGGTCGGGCTCGCCGACAAGGCGAAGAACTACCCGGCGCAGCTGTCCGGTGGTCAGCAGCAGCGCGTCGCCATCGCGCGGGCGCTGGCCATGGAGCCGAAGCTGATGCTCTTCGACGAGCCGACGTCCGCATTGGACCCGGAACTCGTCGGGGACGTGCTGGCGGTCATGCGCCAGCTGGCCAAGGACGGCATGACCATGGTCGTGGTCACGCACGAGATGCAGTTCGCCAAGGAGGTCGCCGACACGGTGGTCTTCATGGACGGCGGGGTCGCCGTCGAAACCGGGCCTGCGGCCCAGGTCATCGGCAATCCGCAGCACGAGCGCACCAAGGCCTTCCTGGCCCGTGTGCTCAATCCGAACGAAAACTGA
- a CDS encoding amino acid ABC transporter permease: MVSTSEAAGVTDPPPSDAAPIKAIPVRHYGRWVAGVVIVFLAFIVIRSVVTNSNLNWPVVFDYLFNERILRGLQNTLILTVISMVIGVAGGVLLAVMRLSPNPLTSGAAAIYIWLFRGTPLITQLLVWNYLAFAYPRLGLGIPFGPEFVSWDTNQLMTQFTASLLGLGLNEAAYMAEIVRGGIQSVDGGQLEAASALGMKRTTTLRRIILPQAMRVIIPPTGNETIAMLKTTSLVVTIGYFELMVAAQTIYAQNFQTVPLLLTAGIWYLFLTSILTLIQVQIEKHYSRGTSRMIDDKQRWSTRMLGFRLGSAGKGASS, translated from the coding sequence GTGGTAAGCACGTCCGAGGCGGCGGGGGTCACCGACCCGCCGCCGTCCGATGCCGCGCCGATCAAGGCGATCCCGGTCCGCCACTACGGCCGCTGGGTCGCCGGGGTGGTGATCGTGTTCCTGGCGTTCATCGTCATCAGGAGCGTGGTCACCAACTCGAACCTGAACTGGCCGGTCGTCTTCGACTACCTGTTCAACGAGCGCATCCTCCGCGGCCTGCAGAACACGTTGATCCTCACCGTGATCTCGATGGTCATCGGTGTCGCGGGCGGTGTGCTGCTGGCGGTCATGCGGCTGTCGCCGAACCCGCTCACCTCGGGTGCGGCGGCGATCTACATCTGGCTGTTCCGCGGCACCCCGCTGATCACCCAGCTGCTGGTGTGGAACTACCTCGCGTTCGCGTACCCCCGGCTCGGGCTCGGCATCCCGTTCGGCCCCGAGTTCGTCAGCTGGGACACCAACCAGCTGATGACGCAGTTCACCGCGTCGCTGCTCGGGCTCGGGCTGAACGAGGCCGCGTACATGGCCGAGATCGTCCGAGGCGGCATCCAGTCGGTCGACGGCGGCCAGCTGGAAGCGGCCAGCGCGCTCGGGATGAAGCGCACGACCACGCTGCGGCGGATCATCCTGCCGCAGGCCATGCGCGTGATCATCCCGCCGACCGGCAACGAGACGATCGCGATGCTCAAGACCACCTCGCTGGTCGTGACCATCGGGTACTTCGAGCTGATGGTGGCCGCGCAGACCATCTACGCGCAGAACTTCCAGACCGTGCCGCTGCTGCTCACCGCGGGTATCTGGTACCTGTTCCTGACGTCGATCCTGACGTTGATCCAGGTCCAGATCGAGAAGCACTACTCGCGGGGGACCTCGCGGATGATCGATGACAAACAGCGGTGGTCCACGCGGATGCTCGGCTTCCGTCTCGGTTCCGCGGGTAAGGGGGCGTCCTCATGA
- a CDS encoding ABC transporter substrate-binding protein has protein sequence MARPTHLKAFALLPAFALVGMSVACGAGGSGAGEAPKSSAPAGSSAPADAGAVAKDEKLAAMVPEDIKKDGKILVGQDQSYPPNEFVDDKGVVTGFDVDFGTAIAKKLGLEVGFENSNFDGIIPGIGAGKYELSLSSFSITAERLQTVDMVSYYKAGTSLAVLKGNPDKLNLDDLCGKKIAVQKGTTQVADIEARSKKCTEAGKPAVEETQLQAQTDVNLALTSKKVQGELADSPVIDYAVKQTNGQLEAVGAPYDTAPYGVVLKKANGDYAKAVQGAIQALIDDGTYKKILDKWGLSQAGAVTKSEINPAS, from the coding sequence GTGGCGCGTCCAACCCATCTGAAAGCGTTCGCCCTGCTTCCGGCGTTCGCACTCGTCGGCATGAGCGTGGCTTGTGGCGCTGGCGGATCAGGAGCGGGCGAAGCGCCCAAGTCCAGCGCGCCCGCCGGCAGCAGCGCACCCGCGGACGCGGGCGCCGTCGCCAAGGACGAGAAGCTCGCCGCGATGGTGCCGGAAGACATCAAGAAGGACGGCAAGATCCTCGTCGGCCAGGACCAGAGCTACCCGCCGAACGAGTTCGTCGACGACAAGGGTGTCGTCACCGGCTTCGACGTCGACTTCGGCACGGCCATCGCGAAGAAGCTGGGCCTCGAGGTCGGCTTCGAGAACTCGAACTTCGACGGCATCATCCCCGGTATCGGCGCCGGCAAGTACGAGCTTTCGCTGTCCTCGTTCAGCATCACGGCCGAGCGGCTGCAGACCGTCGACATGGTGTCCTACTACAAGGCGGGCACCTCGCTGGCCGTGCTGAAGGGCAACCCGGACAAGCTGAACCTCGACGACCTCTGCGGCAAGAAGATCGCCGTGCAGAAGGGCACCACCCAGGTCGCTGACATCGAGGCGCGCTCCAAGAAGTGCACCGAGGCGGGCAAGCCCGCGGTCGAGGAGACCCAGCTGCAGGCGCAGACCGACGTGAACCTGGCGCTGACCTCGAAGAAGGTCCAGGGCGAACTGGCCGACTCCCCGGTCATCGACTACGCGGTCAAGCAGACCAACGGCCAGCTCGAAGCCGTCGGCGCGCCGTATGACACCGCGCCGTACGGCGTCGTGCTCAAGAAGGCCAACGGCGATTACGCGAAGGCGGTCCAGGGTGCCATCCAGGCGCTGATCGACGACGGCACCTACAAGAAGATCCTCGACAAGTGGGGCCTGTCCCAGGCCGGCGCCGTCACCAAGTCGGAGATCAACCCGGCCTCCTGA
- a CDS encoding circularly permuted type 2 ATP-grasp protein has protein sequence MNNTTPRLPPGGRRARPARSRRNGHPGAQFDGYLAPDRPHSDAFDEMFAPDGTVRTPYRALYESISGLDASDLSARSTAIDRAMVDQGITFSLSGQERPFPLDLVPRVITTAEWTKIERGVTQRVHALEAFLADIHGDRQILRDGVLPRRLITSCEHFHREAFGINPPNGVRIHVSGVDLVRDEEGTFRVLEDNLRNPSGVSYVMENRRTMARVFPDLFVQHRVRPVGDYASHLLRALRAAAAPNVADPMVVVLTPGVANSAYFEHSLLARLMGVELVEGRDMFCRDNVVYLRTTEGERPVDVIYRRIDDEFLDPVHFRPDSVLGVAGILNAARAGNVVIANAVGNGVGDDKLVYTYVPEMVKYYLNEKPLLPNVDTYRCWLPDEFDYVMEHLEELVIKPVEGSGGYGIVFGPEATASELATIRRKVKAHRRGWIAQPVVQLSTVPSKVDDRLAPRHVDLRPFAVNDGKDIFVLPGGLTRVALPEGSLVVNSSQGGGSKDTWVLAARTSTAERELEQPALGASSVDGLAAEQGPELTSSQQQQQQQ, from the coding sequence ATGAACAACACGACGCCTCGGCTGCCGCCAGGGGGACGCCGGGCCCGCCCGGCGCGATCGCGGCGCAACGGTCATCCCGGCGCCCAGTTCGACGGCTACTTAGCGCCGGATCGCCCGCATTCGGACGCGTTCGACGAGATGTTCGCGCCGGACGGCACCGTGCGCACGCCGTACCGCGCGCTGTACGAGTCGATCTCCGGACTGGACGCGAGCGATCTTTCCGCCCGTTCGACGGCGATCGACCGCGCGATGGTCGATCAGGGGATCACCTTCTCGCTGTCCGGGCAGGAACGGCCGTTCCCGCTCGACCTGGTGCCGCGGGTGATCACGACCGCCGAGTGGACCAAGATCGAGCGTGGTGTCACTCAGCGGGTACACGCGCTGGAGGCGTTCCTCGCCGACATCCACGGTGACCGGCAGATCCTGCGTGACGGCGTGCTGCCGCGGCGGCTGATCACCTCGTGTGAGCACTTCCACCGCGAGGCGTTCGGGATCAACCCGCCCAACGGCGTGCGCATCCATGTGTCCGGCGTCGACCTCGTGCGCGACGAAGAAGGCACATTCCGGGTGCTGGAGGACAATCTCCGCAATCCGTCCGGCGTCTCCTACGTCATGGAAAACCGCCGCACGATGGCGCGGGTGTTCCCCGACCTCTTCGTGCAGCACCGGGTGCGCCCGGTCGGCGACTACGCGTCCCACCTGCTGCGCGCGCTGCGTGCGGCGGCCGCGCCGAACGTCGCGGACCCGATGGTCGTCGTGCTGACGCCGGGTGTGGCCAACTCGGCCTACTTCGAGCACTCGCTGCTGGCGCGGCTGATGGGCGTCGAACTGGTCGAAGGCCGCGACATGTTCTGTCGTGACAACGTCGTCTACCTGCGCACCACCGAGGGCGAGCGGCCGGTCGACGTCATCTACCGGCGCATCGACGACGAGTTCCTCGACCCGGTGCATTTCCGGCCGGACTCGGTGCTCGGCGTCGCCGGGATCCTCAACGCGGCACGGGCAGGCAACGTTGTCATCGCCAACGCGGTCGGCAACGGCGTCGGCGACGACAAGCTCGTCTACACCTACGTGCCGGAGATGGTGAAGTACTACCTCAACGAGAAGCCGCTGCTGCCCAATGTGGACACCTACCGGTGCTGGCTGCCCGACGAGTTCGACTACGTGATGGAGCACCTCGAAGAGCTGGTCATCAAGCCGGTCGAGGGCTCCGGCGGCTACGGGATCGTGTTCGGGCCGGAGGCCACGGCGAGCGAACTCGCGACGATCCGGCGCAAGGTCAAGGCACATCGGCGTGGCTGGATCGCGCAGCCGGTGGTGCAGCTGTCGACCGTTCCGTCCAAAGTGGACGACAGGCTGGCGCCACGGCACGTCGACCTGCGGCCGTTCGCGGTCAACGACGGCAAGGACATCTTCGTGCTGCCCGGCGGCCTGACCAGGGTCGCGCTGCCGGAGGGCAGCCTGGTGGTCAACTCGTCGCAGGGCGGTGGTTCGAAGGACACCTGGGTGCTCGCGGCGCGGACGTCGACCGCGGAACGCGAACTCGAACAGCCCGCGCTCGGCGCTTCGTCCGTCGACGGCTTGGCGGCCGAGCAAGGCCCCGAGTTGACCAGTTCCCAGCAGCAGCAACAACAGCAGTAA
- a CDS encoding alpha-E domain-containing protein, which translates to MLARNAESLYWIGRYVERADDTSRILNVSVHQLLEDASVDPDYASRQLLAVLGIQTDGTDSLDVWKLTELVAYAKDNPASIVGSINSARENTRGAREVVSTELWECLNATWNAVPDRQRYARRAGPHSFLSFVEERAAMFAGLADSTMSRDDGWRFMVLGRSVERADMVVRLLLSRVQDRASSPGWVTVLRSAGAQDTYLRTYRGALDAGRVVQFLLRDTLFPRSVFHALRQAEECLDELDTGVQSRTHEKSEALRLLGRARSELEFLKPSDLLEDLPKRLAALQTTIKDVGEAVSVQYFHSAPWVAWSGAEVSL; encoded by the coding sequence GTGCTAGCACGTAACGCGGAATCGCTGTACTGGATCGGCCGGTACGTCGAACGAGCCGACGACACCTCCCGCATCCTCAACGTCTCGGTGCACCAACTGCTCGAAGACGCGAGTGTCGACCCCGACTACGCCAGCCGCCAGCTGCTGGCGGTACTCGGCATCCAGACCGACGGCACCGACTCACTCGACGTGTGGAAGCTGACCGAACTCGTCGCGTACGCCAAGGACAATCCGGCGTCGATCGTGGGCTCGATCAACTCCGCGCGCGAGAACACCCGGGGCGCCCGCGAGGTCGTCTCGACGGAACTGTGGGAATGCCTCAACGCCACCTGGAACGCGGTGCCCGACCGGCAGCGGTACGCCCGCCGAGCCGGTCCGCACTCGTTCCTGTCCTTTGTGGAGGAACGCGCGGCGATGTTCGCCGGGCTCGCCGACTCCACGATGAGCCGCGACGACGGCTGGCGGTTCATGGTGCTCGGCCGGTCCGTCGAACGCGCGGACATGGTCGTGCGCCTGCTGCTTTCGCGAGTGCAGGACCGCGCGTCCTCGCCGGGCTGGGTCACCGTGCTCCGCTCGGCAGGCGCGCAGGACACGTACCTGCGCACCTACCGCGGCGCGCTCGACGCCGGCCGGGTGGTGCAGTTCCTGTTGCGGGACACGCTTTTCCCACGCTCGGTGTTCCACGCGCTGCGACAGGCCGAGGAGTGCCTCGACGAGCTGGACACGGGCGTCCAAAGCCGTACCCACGAGAAGTCCGAGGCACTGCGCCTGCTCGGCAGGGCCCGCAGTGAGCTGGAGTTCTTGAAGCCGTCCGACCTGCTGGAGGACCTGCCGAAGCGGCTCGCCGCACTGCAGACCACGATCAAGGACGTCGGCGAGGCCGTTTCGGTGCAGTACTTCCACTCGGCACCCTGGGTGGCCTGGAGCGGCGCGGAGGTTTCACTGTGA
- a CDS encoding transglutaminase domain-containing protein: MSWQVRVVHKTGYHYETPAMQSYNEARLTPRSDRRQNTVATRIETTPATRAYRYTDYWGTVVTSFDLHAPHTQFTVLGTSVVETADEAEPIRTASWKDLRSENVIDHRTEYLSPTDYTPNDRELAAVARDLRKGKDPADAVLAVSDWVHSQLKYQPGTTGVHSTATDAWKAREGVCQDYAHVTLVMLRAIGVPARYVSGYLHTRPEAKLGETVQGESHAWVDVWTGGWWAHDPTNAIPVGPRHVWVAYGRDYADVAPLKGIFTGGGTSSLDVSVSLTRLA; this comes from the coding sequence GTGAGCTGGCAGGTACGGGTGGTCCACAAGACGGGCTACCACTACGAAACCCCCGCGATGCAGTCGTACAACGAGGCGCGGCTGACCCCGCGCTCCGACCGGCGGCAGAACACGGTCGCCACCAGGATCGAGACGACGCCCGCGACCCGTGCGTACCGGTACACGGACTACTGGGGCACGGTCGTGACGTCCTTCGACCTCCACGCGCCGCACACCCAGTTCACCGTGCTCGGCACCTCGGTCGTCGAGACGGCGGACGAGGCGGAGCCGATCCGCACGGCGAGCTGGAAGGACCTGCGGTCGGAGAACGTCATCGACCACCGGACCGAGTACCTGTCACCGACCGACTACACGCCCAACGACCGCGAACTCGCGGCCGTCGCCCGTGACCTGCGCAAGGGCAAGGACCCGGCGGACGCGGTGCTCGCGGTGTCCGACTGGGTGCATTCACAGCTGAAGTACCAGCCGGGCACGACCGGCGTGCACAGCACGGCGACCGACGCCTGGAAAGCCCGCGAAGGCGTCTGCCAGGACTACGCGCACGTCACGCTGGTGATGCTGCGGGCGATCGGCGTGCCCGCGCGGTACGTCTCCGGGTATCTGCACACGCGACCGGAGGCGAAGCTCGGCGAGACAGTGCAAGGCGAAAGCCATGCCTGGGTCGACGTGTGGACCGGCGGCTGGTGGGCACACGACCCGACGAACGCGATCCCGGTGGGGCCGCGGCACGTCTGGGTCGCGTACGGGCGTGACTACGCGGATGTCGCGCCGTTGAAGGGGATCTTCACGGGTGGCGGGACGTCCAGTTTGGACGTTTCGGTGAGCCTGACCCGGCTGGCGTAG
- a CDS encoding M20/M25/M40 family metallo-hydrolase, producing the protein MEQKTVRETVVTNWTDAVLPSLSGLVEIPALSPAFDASWPANGKLMAAIEHVREWITSRNLPGAQLEVIQLGERTPVLIVDVPATPGAEDKGTVLLYGHLDKQPPVGGWSEGLDPWTPVIRDGRLYGRGAVDDGYSGYAATTALEAVHAGGGAHARSVILLETAEESGSPDLPAYMEHLSERLGRVSLVVCLDAGGSDYDRLWLTTALRGMLHLSVTVRVLDSAQHSGMASGVVPSSFRILRQLLDRIEDSATGEIKLGELSVEIPENRLAEAEGLVAIAPGRIKTIFPLVEGMRPVADDDLELILNNTWRPTLSVIGASGMPEPADAGNVLRDSTTLTLSFRLPPTADAQAAMTALKKVLTEDVPYGAKVTLADVQAENGWNAPAEAPWLTKALEQVSADVFGQPHGSAGMGGSIPFMGLLGDLYPDAQFLVTGACGPDSNIHVPDEWLNIEFAKQVTEAVAYLLDAHAQG; encoded by the coding sequence GTGGAGCAGAAAACCGTACGCGAAACCGTCGTGACCAACTGGACGGACGCGGTATTGCCGAGCCTGTCCGGACTGGTGGAGATCCCCGCCCTGTCGCCGGCGTTCGACGCTTCGTGGCCCGCCAACGGCAAGCTGATGGCCGCCATCGAACACGTCCGGGAGTGGATCACTTCCCGGAACCTGCCGGGCGCCCAGCTGGAGGTCATCCAGCTCGGCGAGCGGACCCCGGTGCTCATCGTCGACGTGCCGGCCACCCCGGGCGCCGAGGACAAGGGCACGGTCCTCCTTTATGGACACCTCGACAAGCAGCCGCCGGTCGGTGGCTGGTCCGAGGGCCTCGACCCGTGGACGCCGGTCATCCGCGACGGCAGGCTCTACGGCCGCGGCGCGGTCGACGACGGCTACTCCGGCTACGCGGCGACGACGGCACTGGAAGCCGTGCACGCGGGCGGCGGCGCCCACGCGCGCTCGGTCATCCTGCTCGAGACCGCCGAAGAGTCCGGCAGCCCCGACCTGCCCGCGTACATGGAGCACCTGAGCGAGCGGCTCGGCCGCGTGTCGCTCGTCGTCTGCCTCGACGCGGGCGGCTCCGACTACGACCGCCTCTGGCTGACCACCGCGCTGCGCGGCATGCTGCACCTCTCGGTCACCGTGCGGGTGCTCGACTCCGCGCAGCACTCCGGCATGGCGAGCGGTGTCGTGCCGAGCTCGTTCCGGATCCTGCGGCAGCTGCTCGACCGCATCGAAGACTCCGCGACCGGTGAGATCAAGCTCGGCGAGCTGAGTGTCGAGATCCCGGAGAACCGGCTCGCCGAGGCCGAAGGGCTGGTGGCGATCGCGCCCGGCCGTATCAAGACGATCTTCCCCTTGGTCGAAGGCATGAGGCCGGTCGCAGACGACGACCTGGAGCTCATCCTCAACAACACCTGGCGGCCGACGCTGTCGGTCATCGGCGCCTCCGGGATGCCGGAGCCCGCTGACGCGGGCAACGTCCTGCGCGACTCGACGACGTTGACGCTGAGCTTCCGTCTCCCGCCGACGGCCGATGCCCAAGCGGCCATGACCGCGTTGAAGAAGGTCCTCACCGAGGACGTGCCCTACGGCGCGAAGGTCACTTTGGCCGACGTCCAGGCCGAGAACGGCTGGAACGCGCCCGCCGAGGCGCCGTGGCTGACCAAGGCGTTGGAGCAGGTCAGCGCCGACGTGTTCGGGCAGCCGCACGGCAGCGCGGGCATGGGTGGCTCGATCCCGTTCATGGGCCTGCTCGGCGACCTCTACCCGGACGCCCAGTTCCTGGTCACCGGCGCCTGCGGACCCGACTCGAACATCCACGTCCCCGACGAGTGGCTGAACATCGAGTTCGCGAAGCAGGTCACCGAGGCAGTCGCCTACCTGCTGGACGCCCACGCTCAGGGCTGA